A segment of the Bacillota bacterium genome:
GATATGATTTCCTCTGGCGGGTTATTATCCAGGCTACTTCACAGAGGATGCATTTTATATATGGGTTACCTTTATTGATGCTTACTCGTTTTCTTTTGCCTGCACTTTCATTATTGCCTGGACTTAACCCCGCCCATGAACAAATATGTTTAGTAGTTTTGAATTTACTCATATCTGTGCCGATTTCTGCAAGTATGGTAGAAGCAGCAGTTTTATCGATACCCAGTATACCATCTATTAGCTCTATTTGATGGTCATATTTCCGGATAAATGAATTAATTTGGCTTTCCACCTCCGAAAGATGCGCTTTGAGACTCTCAAGGTGACTAAACATCATTTTAAGAAACTGCATCTGGTGTTTGTCCAGCCTGCCATTTATAGCCTGCATTATTTCATTTATCCTATTACGGGTCTGAGTTTTAAGACAACTGTCAAGGTCCTTGATAGTAATGCTGCCGTAGGTGTAAAGATGCTTTATAATTGCGCTGCCGGAAGTACCAAATATATCCGATATGAAAGATGAAAGCCTGAAACCACAGCTTTGTAGAAACTTCTCAATACGATTCTTTTGTGAAGTTATATCAGATATAATACTTTTGCGGTATCTTGTGAGGTTTCTTAATTCCCGGATACCTTTTTCGGGAATAAAACTTCCGT
Coding sequences within it:
- a CDS encoding IS110 family transposase is translated as MQDILECCCGLDIHKESIVACLLKGPLNKQPTSEIRVFSTLLSDLDSLKAWLVEENCMHVAMESTGIYWIPVYETLETAFDGRMSLIVANARHMKNVPGKKTNMKDAEWIATLLRAGLLNGSFIPEKGIRELRNLTRYRKSIISDITSQKNRIEKFLQSCGFRLSSFISDIFGTSGSAIIKHLYTYGSITIKDLDSCLKTQTRNRINEIMQAINGRLDKHQMQFLKMMFSHLESLKAHLSEVESQINSFIRKYDHQIELIDGILGIDKTAASTILAEIGTDMSKFKTTKHICSWAGLSPGNNESAGKRKRVSINKGNPYIKCILCEVAWIITRQRKSY